One Suricata suricatta isolate VVHF042 chromosome X, meerkat_22Aug2017_6uvM2_HiC, whole genome shotgun sequence genomic region harbors:
- the SMIM10L2B gene encoding small integral membrane protein 10-like protein 2B, with amino-acid sequence MGGYIRPMAAAAAALSGPGVSLSRSAAARGSYSAFCKRLTRTLITFFDLAWRLRTNFPYFYVVASVMLNVRLQVHI; translated from the coding sequence ATGGGAGGCTACATCAGACcgatggcggcggcggcggcggccctaTCGGGCCCGGGGGTGAGTCTGTCGCGCTCGGCGGCGGCCCGGGGCTCCTACAGCGCCTTCTGCAAGAGGCTCACGCGCACGCTGATCACCTTCTTCGACCTGGCCTGGCGACTGCGCACGAATTTCCCCTACTTCTACGTGGTGGCCTCGGTGATGCTCAACGTGCGCCTGCAGGTACACATTTAA